One genomic region from Leptolyngbyaceae cyanobacterium JSC-12 encodes:
- a CDS encoding ATP-binding protein, CobQ/MinD/ParA family (IMG reference gene:2510097355~PFAM: CobQ/CobB/MinD/ParA nucleotide binding domain), producing the protein MTDISIILDQIKSHLLQELQPQDPEAIVSVRKTSLGWLTVQVVTDCFEGKTLAEREEKIDSLLAAVKLNLGQYPIASYSLLTPQEEFEQPDENIQLPLWSDVLMAPDPNHRASIEKDIPNRPQIVTFYSFKGGVGRSTALGMVAILLVNRNRRVVIIDFDLEAPGISILLRPDAADGNGVQNYGVLDYIHQRYLTPNENIPAIEDCIHQVNLPSRGELFLVPAGEYNENYVHRLAELDRRTWQSLYKGETNPVQQLIKDIKEQIDPDVILIDARPGFNDTGAIALLDLADTGVICFSPTDQSFDGLRWVIQAARKQSDYQGKPDLRFLLTPMPTLAEDQLDSWITKAEDWIVEHWGLPDGVSVGELYYKIFYNPNIAALSSLINAPVNLLNDYLPIVDAIDASLPDIKPVIPATATTGNRETILNELHFEAARAQDLQADSIPTIFQRTEDFPKFLSNRTWLVRGAKGTGKSILFRLFVEQSDRAKELANTDVDLTICQFVAAHGESRLRASILSSENLANYEQQVGENSWAIFWLNYAILQLFSNFSELSSVPELNNDLAALIAEEHLTQASIVEWLVQRTQSPQAIPQASDELRKIDRWLNENNKSVWLLYDELDAGFGFGSDSYARRRRALETLLAWWLESGTSLKRIVPKIFLREDIWNQLNFVNKGHYVGRSLQLSWDEADLWRLVLRQALQSSSTLSQALEQEFGITVGRLETFELGQLRRSLYPLWGERMGRGKKAFTYNWVRTRIADSNENCFPRSLVLLLEEAVRNEKNFSTEYSSEIVLRPKSLIDAFPTVSEQRVDEVRNEYPELEEPLNRLQGERSPIDEKRLSDIWNVQDGELSLRIKEMVEAGILRERSRPKDPPPRIYSIAELYLYGLGMVRKGQR; encoded by the coding sequence ATGACAGATATATCGATAATATTAGATCAAATCAAGAGCCATCTGCTTCAAGAATTACAACCTCAAGATCCTGAAGCAATAGTATCTGTAAGGAAAACTTCTCTAGGTTGGCTCACAGTTCAAGTTGTAACTGATTGCTTTGAGGGAAAGACTTTAGCCGAACGTGAAGAGAAGATTGATAGCTTACTTGCAGCAGTAAAGTTGAACCTTGGTCAATATCCTATTGCCAGCTACAGCTTGTTAACTCCACAAGAAGAATTTGAACAGCCAGATGAGAATATTCAACTACCTCTTTGGTCAGATGTATTGATGGCTCCTGACCCTAATCATCGAGCTTCTATTGAAAAAGACATTCCAAACCGCCCACAGATTGTAACCTTTTACTCCTTTAAAGGAGGGGTGGGCCGCTCTACGGCTCTAGGAATGGTAGCCATTCTACTAGTCAATCGCAACCGTCGTGTAGTTATCATTGATTTTGATCTTGAAGCACCTGGTATTTCAATACTACTCCGTCCAGATGCCGCAGATGGAAATGGAGTACAAAATTATGGAGTCTTAGATTACATTCATCAACGTTATCTAACTCCAAATGAAAATATTCCTGCAATTGAAGATTGTATTCATCAAGTTAATTTGCCCAGTCGTGGTGAGCTTTTCTTAGTACCTGCTGGAGAATATAATGAAAACTATGTTCATCGATTAGCTGAGTTAGACCGAAGAACTTGGCAATCCTTATATAAAGGAGAAACGAATCCAGTTCAGCAACTTATAAAAGATATAAAAGAGCAAATAGATCCTGATGTCATTCTGATAGATGCTCGCCCGGGATTCAACGATACAGGTGCAATTGCGTTACTTGACTTAGCGGACACGGGAGTTATTTGTTTTTCACCAACTGACCAAAGCTTTGATGGTTTGCGTTGGGTGATACAAGCTGCTCGTAAGCAGTCTGACTATCAAGGTAAACCCGATCTTCGCTTCCTACTTACACCAATGCCGACCCTTGCCGAAGATCAGCTTGATTCCTGGATAACTAAAGCTGAGGATTGGATAGTAGAACATTGGGGTTTACCTGATGGTGTAAGCGTGGGAGAACTTTACTATAAAATTTTCTACAACCCAAACATTGCAGCTTTATCTAGCTTAATTAATGCTCCGGTAAATCTTCTGAATGATTATTTGCCGATAGTAGATGCTATTGATGCTAGTCTTCCAGATATTAAACCAGTCATACCTGCTACAGCTACTACGGGAAATCGTGAAACTATTCTGAATGAGCTTCATTTTGAAGCAGCAAGGGCACAAGATTTACAGGCAGATAGTATCCCGACTATCTTTCAACGTACAGAAGATTTTCCAAAGTTTCTTAGCAATAGGACATGGCTGGTTCGAGGTGCTAAAGGAACAGGTAAAAGTATTTTATTTAGGCTATTTGTAGAACAGTCAGATAGAGCTAAGGAATTAGCGAATACCGATGTTGATTTAACCATCTGCCAGTTTGTTGCTGCACACGGCGAATCTAGGTTAAGAGCCTCTATTTTGAGCAGTGAAAATCTTGCGAATTATGAACAGCAAGTTGGTGAGAATAGCTGGGCTATTTTTTGGCTAAACTATGCCATTTTGCAATTATTTAGTAATTTTTCAGAGCTATCTTCTGTTCCTGAACTAAACAATGACTTAGCTGCATTAATTGCCGAAGAGCATTTGACACAAGCTTCGATTGTCGAATGGCTAGTACAACGTACTCAATCACCGCAAGCGATTCCCCAAGCTAGTGATGAATTGAGAAAAATCGATCGTTGGTTAAATGAGAACAATAAGAGTGTATGGCTTTTATATGATGAGCTTGACGCTGGATTTGGATTTGGATCAGATAGTTATGCACGAAGAAGACGTGCATTAGAAACTCTTTTAGCTTGGTGGTTAGAAAGTGGAACTAGCTTAAAGCGGATTGTACCAAAGATATTTTTGCGAGAGGATATTTGGAATCAGCTTAATTTTGTGAATAAAGGGCATTACGTAGGGAGATCGCTACAACTAAGCTGGGATGAAGCTGATCTGTGGAGGTTGGTTTTACGTCAGGCTTTACAAAGTTCTTCCACTTTGAGTCAAGCTTTAGAACAGGAATTTGGGATAACAGTAGGTAGGCTTGAAACGTTTGAGTTAGGACAATTGCGTAGAAGTCTTTACCCACTGTGGGGAGAGCGTATGGGGCGAGGGAAGAAAGCATTTACCTATAACTGGGTGCGTACACGAATTGCTGATAGTAACGAGAACTGTTTTCCACGGAGTTTGGTCTTACTTTTAGAAGAAGCAGTACGTAACGAAAAAAACTTTTCTACAGAATACAGTTCTGAAATAGTGCTGCGCCCAAAATCATTAATTGATGCATTTCCCACTGTTTCAGAGCAAAGAGTAGATGAGGTGCGTAATGAATATCCTGAACTTGAAGAACCTCTTAATAGACTTCAAGGAGAACGTTCACCTATTGATGAAAAGAGGCTGTCGGATATCTGGAATGTGCAAGATGGTGAGTTATCCCTTCGTATCAAAGAAATGGTAGAGGCTGGAATTTTGAGAGAACGCTCTCGTCCTAAAGATCCTCCTCCTCGCATTTACTCTATTGCCGAACTATATTTGTATGGATTAGGAATGGTTCGTAAGGGTCAGCGATAA
- a CDS encoding DNA phosphorothioation-associated putative methyltransferase (IMG reference gene:2510097356~TIGRFAM: DNA phosphorothioation-associated putative methyltransferase), which yields MQCFVDSTISERIALTCRRSKVGKLLPDALYVHVSALESLDPLLQEYEREAREIAAHPEGITLVKFNLGKPSISYLSYPDFDSDPHPALQSSIQVNLLSREVNRRDYSEAGNPFILHRKETFVGTDYPHYQQFAALTRQEEALGLLDNPRAIGTRLAWEERLAQFKVAFQGHTLIHRAPSGMASPAFLNDQSTQVKIDRHKAAISRNDFSKPVRLALEAGLLNQNTTFFDYGCGQGGDLERVAKLGYKGSGWDPYYRPDSPLVAADVVNLGYVINVIESQAERREALIKAWELTRQVLIVSAQVLIAQGNSQIAYEDGVITSRNTFQKYYDQEELKLYIDQVLGVDAVPAGLGIYFVFRDETQAQSFRASRFRSRVSVPKVQLANKRFEDYKELLTPLMAFFTERGRLPTLEELPETEALSTEFGNLRRAFQIVLQATNPQEWDAISDRRRQDLLVYLALSHFGRRPKLRDLTPVVQNDIKSLFGGYQQACAAADLMLMSLGDLEIIEERCKSSAIGQKRPNSLWVHVSAIEALDPLLRLYEGCASRTIGRPQEANVVKFHFRKPKISYLFYPNFDTDPHPALHTSMAIDLRDLHVHYRDYDPNDNPPLLHQKDSMVTADYPLYEKFAKLTRQETEWGLLDDLRLIYDTRGWQKCLEDHCAELKGHRVVWRKDADPYRVKLVRSTIRTKQRE from the coding sequence ATGCAATGTTTTGTGGATTCGACTATATCTGAACGGATCGCCCTTACCTGCCGACGCAGCAAGGTGGGTAAGCTGTTGCCGGATGCCTTGTACGTCCACGTCTCAGCCCTGGAATCATTAGACCCGCTTCTGCAAGAGTACGAGAGGGAAGCCAGAGAGATTGCTGCTCACCCAGAGGGGATTACGCTTGTTAAATTCAATCTGGGAAAGCCGAGCATCTCCTACCTCTCATACCCAGATTTTGACAGCGATCCACACCCGGCGCTTCAGTCCAGCATTCAGGTGAACCTGCTAAGCCGTGAGGTGAATCGTCGAGATTACAGTGAGGCAGGTAACCCCTTTATTCTTCATCGAAAAGAAACCTTTGTTGGGACTGATTATCCCCACTACCAGCAGTTCGCTGCCCTCACTCGTCAGGAAGAAGCTCTGGGGCTACTGGATAATCCAAGGGCGATCGGGACACGCTTAGCTTGGGAAGAACGCTTAGCCCAATTTAAGGTTGCGTTTCAAGGGCATACCCTGATCCACCGCGCTCCTTCAGGGATGGCTTCGCCCGCGTTCCTCAACGACCAGTCTACTCAGGTCAAGATCGATCGCCACAAAGCAGCCATCAGCCGCAACGACTTCTCCAAGCCTGTGCGTTTGGCATTAGAGGCAGGGTTGCTAAACCAAAATACAACCTTCTTTGACTACGGCTGTGGGCAGGGCGGCGATCTGGAACGGGTTGCCAAACTGGGCTACAAGGGTTCTGGCTGGGACCCCTACTACCGCCCAGATTCTCCTTTAGTCGCTGCGGATGTCGTTAACCTGGGATATGTCATCAATGTTATCGAGTCCCAGGCAGAGCGGCGCGAGGCTTTGATTAAAGCCTGGGAGCTAACCCGACAGGTATTGATTGTTTCAGCCCAGGTTCTCATTGCTCAGGGCAACAGTCAGATTGCCTACGAGGATGGGGTGATTACCAGTCGTAATACCTTCCAGAAATACTATGACCAAGAGGAACTGAAGCTTTACATTGACCAGGTGCTTGGAGTTGATGCAGTTCCGGCAGGGTTAGGGATCTACTTCGTTTTTCGGGATGAGACGCAAGCGCAGAGTTTTCGGGCATCTCGGTTTCGATCGCGAGTCAGTGTTCCTAAAGTGCAACTGGCGAATAAACGGTTTGAAGATTACAAAGAACTGCTGACTCCGTTGATGGCGTTCTTTACGGAGCGGGGACGATTGCCGACCCTTGAGGAGCTGCCTGAGACAGAAGCACTCAGCACTGAATTTGGCAATCTGCGACGGGCATTTCAGATCGTCCTGCAAGCTACGAATCCGCAGGAGTGGGATGCGATTAGCGATCGCCGTCGTCAAGACCTGTTGGTTTACTTGGCATTAAGTCATTTTGGTCGTCGTCCCAAGCTCCGAGATCTAACACCTGTGGTTCAGAACGACATCAAAAGTCTATTTGGTGGCTATCAGCAAGCCTGTGCTGCGGCAGACCTGATGCTGATGAGTTTGGGCGATCTAGAAATCATTGAGGAACGCTGCAAGAGTAGTGCGATCGGGCAGAAGCGACCAAATTCGCTGTGGGTCCATGTGTCGGCGATCGAGGCACTTGACCCGCTACTGAGGCTCTACGAAGGTTGCGCCTCTCGCACGATCGGTCGTCCCCAGGAAGCCAATGTCGTCAAATTCCACTTCCGCAAACCCAAGATTTCTTACCTGTTCTACCCAAATTTTGATACCGATCCCCATCCTGCCCTGCACACCAGTATGGCGATCGACCTACGAGATCTCCACGTCCATTACCGGGACTATGACCCCAACGACAACCCACCCCTACTGCACCAGAAGGATTCAATGGTAACAGCCGACTATCCGCTGTATGAGAAGTTCGCAAAGCTGACGCGGCAGGAAACAGAATGGGGCTTGCTGGATGATTTGCGTCTGATTTACGACACTCGTGGCTGGCAAAAATGCCTGGAAGATCATTGTGCAGAGTTGAAGGGGCATCGAGTAGTCTGGCGGAAAGATGCTGATCCTTATCGAGTGAAGCTAGTGCGATCAACCATTCGGACAAAGCAGAGGGAATAA
- a CDS encoding type I restriction enzyme R family protein (IMG reference gene:2510097357~PFAM: Type I restriction enzyme R protein N terminus (HSDR_N)) has product MVQAIPISDLTLRQVKEQFGLIQVDGDAIAEWQPPFPEPTDLEQQVLNRVQANFAYLSERTLAEGLVNMVVVSPLLDLAGFYQPPFDVDIEFEVSIPIQAEDEDQKLVKGRIDILVLKHRLWILIIESKRTRFDVMEALPQALAYMMGCPSRDRSLFGLATNGREFLFIHLKRDKVPSYSLSPIFSVTAPNHEIYAVLSILKRIGAALLT; this is encoded by the coding sequence ATGGTACAAGCAATTCCCATCAGTGACCTAACGCTACGGCAGGTGAAGGAGCAGTTTGGCCTAATTCAAGTGGACGGGGATGCGATCGCCGAGTGGCAACCACCATTTCCAGAGCCAACCGACCTAGAACAGCAAGTCTTGAATCGGGTACAGGCAAACTTTGCCTATTTGTCAGAGCGAACGCTGGCAGAAGGGCTAGTTAATATGGTGGTGGTTTCTCCCTTGTTAGATTTAGCCGGATTCTATCAACCTCCATTTGATGTAGACATTGAGTTTGAAGTTTCCATTCCCATCCAGGCAGAAGATGAAGATCAAAAGCTGGTCAAAGGTCGAATTGATATATTAGTGCTAAAACATCGACTTTGGATTTTAATTATTGAGTCTAAACGTACTCGTTTTGATGTCATGGAAGCTCTGCCTCAAGCATTAGCCTATATGATGGGTTGCCCTAGTCGCGATCGCTCTCTTTTTGGTTTGGCTACCAACGGTCGGGAATTTCTGTTTATCCACTTAAAGCGGGACAAAGTTCCATCCTATAGTTTGTCACCAATTTTTTCAGTGACAGCGCCAAACCACGAGATTTACGCTGTTCTCAGCATTCTTAAGCGTATTGGTGCCGCCCTCCTGACATAG
- a CDS encoding hypothetical protein (IMG reference gene:2510097358): protein MKLEHQPRQVNPVFARHETFHPRFGWLKKGFDHASIDSGIFLREDAPVRLGVGKNMVRSIRYWCSAFKLLEDDQPTEFGEQLLGQDGWDPYLEDPASLWLLHWKLLEVPNLATAWGVVFNDFRQVEFTAEDLFYQLCEYRDRVAPRLSESSIRKDVSCILRMYVVQPNSKAQVSEDSLDCPFTELGVIHTTGDSRHYMFRVGQKPSLPPEIVVYACLQHHAQTGSSAKTMTIANLLYELGSPGLIFKLTESALCDAIEAVARRRDQIRLSDAAGKLQFSFEGEPLSLAAAILDGYYRTGR from the coding sequence ATGAAATTGGAACACCAACCGCGACAGGTCAATCCCGTCTTTGCTCGTCATGAAACGTTTCACCCTCGCTTTGGCTGGTTGAAGAAGGGATTTGACCACGCCTCTATCGATTCAGGGATTTTCTTAAGAGAGGATGCCCCAGTTCGGCTTGGCGTAGGGAAAAACATGGTGCGCTCGATTCGGTACTGGTGTTCTGCCTTCAAGCTACTGGAGGATGACCAGCCAACAGAGTTTGGTGAACAGCTTTTGGGGCAGGACGGCTGGGATCCTTATTTAGAAGATCCTGCTTCCCTTTGGCTCTTACACTGGAAATTGCTCGAAGTGCCTAACTTGGCAACCGCTTGGGGTGTTGTCTTCAACGATTTTCGCCAGGTCGAGTTTACGGCTGAAGATTTGTTCTACCAGCTTTGTGAGTACCGCGATCGGGTTGCCCCTCGTCTTTCCGAGTCCTCAATCAGAAAAGACGTGAGTTGCATTTTGCGAATGTACGTCGTGCAACCCAACAGCAAGGCTCAAGTCAGCGAAGATTCCTTGGATTGCCCCTTTACGGAACTGGGGGTGATTCACACCACAGGGGACTCTCGGCACTATATGTTTCGGGTTGGACAGAAGCCAAGCTTACCCCCAGAAATTGTGGTTTACGCTTGCTTGCAGCACCACGCTCAAACCGGCAGCTCTGCCAAAACGATGACTATTGCTAATTTGCTCTACGAGCTTGGTAGCCCCGGTCTTATTTTTAAACTGACCGAGAGTGCCCTGTGTGATGCGATCGAAGCCGTCGCCCGACGACGGGATCAAATTCGGCTCTCGGATGCAGCCGGAAAGCTTCAATTTTCTTTTGAAGGGGAGCCACTGAGCCTGGCGGCGGCTATCCTAGATGGGTATTATCGGACGGGAAGGTGA
- a CDS encoding hypothetical protein (IMG reference gene:2510097359), which produces MSNQALSSYFELHRRYYRSVNLERDLDKPDAVQGYVPTERSAEALRRILSAIGDPNAHRAWTLTGVYGTGKSAFAHYLAALCAAEGSRVAEAAWAIAESAFPADSPEMEAIRNVPQSGLLRAVATAQREPLSWTIVRALSRGFELFWKKKRKPDFWMDLNEWCFQAEEGNCQVTDQQVLKLLREIVQTVETDVLLIIDELGKNLEYAAHHQGIQDLYLLQQIAELELEGDHQVHLLGILHQSFAGYSDRLSTIEQSEWTKIHGRFTDIVLTESPSQMTRLIGQAINPTDPVLHSIHLQAERWFDALKDVLSEYEISAQALADAYPLHPLTALVLPMLCVRYAQNDRSLFTFLTSDEPYAFSQFLKSTTLENHQIPTFKVYQLYDYFAEAVTGLASRLNLQRWVEVQGLIQDAKDQDQDVLKVLKTIGVLNLATSTGKFRATPELVALALCDSPTDEKGRKHWQKTIQSLKQKKLITHRKTQDELRVWQGSDFDIEAAIQAQIEQAHPPLAELLTTTYPLKPLVAQRHYTTTGNLRYFERRYVDSRVDLQALTGTTAGSDGLIAYWLDTAPLESVPPRTADGKPLIVIAVANLELLRMRSEDFWALKQIWKSAPELQTDGVAKREVRQRLVEAEQLLNETVALAFNWSAQKNTCWIDGKLTAIESSRSFQSALSDLCDRTYNKGAVLDNELINRRDLTSQGAKARRELIEAMLKHSDKPRLGSEGYGPEVAMYGSVLEATGIHRQEDGVWSFHPPLPRREQTGETSLASAIVDVSFVWDEIERFCTEAKDRQQTLDRLYHKLEQPPYGVKPGVIPVLLAAFLLVHVDDIGIYKDGTFIPVLGPEHFELLVKEPSRFSVKYFEMVGLRSQVFQELEIVLKSPNAKAPAGVRNASLLAVAKPLFGFVRQLPEFTRSTKRLSAEARNVLQALQTAQEPDDLLFVSLPEACGFNPMTTGREENEQEAKAFRKKLVQCIHEIQTAYDNLLADCQKHLYEAFGVRSKEANLREDLRVRASYLVGQCIDPVLRHFVAKAVEEDSPDRDWLEALVRIVADKHPKVWIDEDFSRFEIALSDLVRRFENLESLWTEIRRQGKGFDALRITVTEPNGQEAHEVVWMDEEYAELFERLAEEVLNTPALKDNPRLQKGFLAKLNEKLLSRKDVDSQGELGKPKGQRSQSA; this is translated from the coding sequence ATGTCGAATCAGGCTTTATCAAGCTACTTCGAGCTACACCGCCGCTACTACCGATCCGTCAATTTAGAGAGAGATTTAGACAAGCCTGATGCGGTTCAGGGCTATGTTCCGACTGAGCGATCTGCTGAAGCTCTGCGGCGGATTTTGTCTGCCATTGGAGATCCGAATGCTCACCGAGCCTGGACATTGACTGGAGTCTATGGAACCGGAAAGTCGGCATTTGCTCACTATCTTGCTGCTTTGTGTGCGGCTGAAGGCAGTCGAGTTGCTGAGGCGGCCTGGGCGATCGCTGAATCTGCTTTTCCGGCTGACAGTCCCGAAATGGAAGCTATCAGAAATGTCCCTCAGTCGGGCTTGTTGAGAGCCGTTGCTACGGCTCAACGGGAGCCTTTGAGCTGGACGATCGTTCGTGCCCTGTCACGTGGATTTGAGCTTTTTTGGAAAAAGAAGCGGAAGCCAGATTTCTGGATGGATCTTAATGAGTGGTGCTTTCAGGCGGAAGAGGGCAACTGCCAGGTTACCGACCAACAGGTGCTGAAATTGCTCCGAGAAATCGTGCAAACGGTGGAAACGGATGTGCTGCTGATCATTGATGAGTTGGGTAAGAATTTGGAGTATGCGGCTCATCATCAGGGCATTCAAGATCTTTACCTGCTCCAGCAGATTGCTGAGCTAGAACTTGAGGGAGATCACCAAGTTCACCTGTTAGGCATTCTCCATCAGTCCTTTGCAGGGTATAGCGATCGCCTCTCGACAATAGAACAAAGCGAATGGACAAAGATTCACGGACGATTCACAGATATCGTTCTAACTGAATCGCCGAGTCAAATGACTCGCTTGATTGGGCAAGCAATTAATCCTACCGATCCTGTCCTTCACAGCATTCACCTGCAAGCAGAACGCTGGTTTGATGCCTTAAAGGATGTACTCTCGGAATACGAGATTTCGGCACAGGCGCTAGCAGATGCCTACCCCCTGCATCCTCTAACGGCTCTGGTGCTGCCGATGCTCTGTGTGCGTTATGCCCAAAACGATCGCTCTCTATTTACCTTTCTCACCAGCGACGAGCCTTACGCCTTCAGTCAGTTCCTCAAATCCACCACCCTTGAAAATCATCAAATTCCGACCTTCAAGGTGTATCAGCTTTATGACTACTTTGCTGAGGCAGTCACCGGACTTGCGTCGCGGCTCAATTTACAACGTTGGGTTGAAGTGCAAGGGTTGATTCAGGATGCCAAAGACCAGGATCAGGATGTTCTCAAGGTACTGAAAACCATTGGAGTCCTCAATCTCGCCACCTCAACTGGAAAGTTTCGCGCAACGCCTGAATTAGTAGCACTAGCATTGTGCGACTCTCCCACAGATGAAAAGGGGCGTAAACACTGGCAGAAGACGATCCAGTCCCTAAAGCAGAAAAAGCTCATCACTCATCGCAAAACTCAGGATGAACTGCGAGTCTGGCAAGGCTCAGATTTTGACATTGAAGCCGCAATTCAAGCGCAAATCGAGCAAGCTCATCCCCCCTTAGCCGAGTTGCTGACCACCACCTATCCCTTAAAACCGCTGGTTGCTCAACGCCATTACACTACCACGGGCAACCTCCGCTATTTTGAGCGGCGGTACGTAGATAGTCGGGTTGACCTACAGGCGTTGACTGGTACAACGGCTGGGAGCGACGGCTTAATTGCTTACTGGTTAGATACTGCGCCGCTTGAATCCGTTCCACCCCGCACCGCAGATGGCAAGCCTCTGATTGTCATTGCGGTCGCCAATCTGGAGCTACTCCGAATGCGGAGTGAAGACTTTTGGGCGCTCAAGCAGATCTGGAAAAGTGCCCCTGAACTGCAAACGGACGGCGTGGCAAAGCGCGAGGTGAGACAGCGCCTAGTAGAGGCGGAGCAATTACTGAATGAAACCGTCGCTCTAGCATTCAACTGGTCAGCACAAAAAAACACCTGCTGGATTGATGGGAAACTCACTGCCATTGAGTCTTCTAGGAGTTTCCAATCTGCGCTTTCAGACCTGTGCGATCGCACCTACAACAAAGGTGCAGTGCTGGATAACGAACTGATCAATCGTCGTGATCTGACCTCCCAAGGGGCAAAAGCGCGACGCGAACTGATTGAGGCAATGCTCAAACACTCTGACAAACCACGCCTGGGGTCAGAAGGCTATGGGCCGGAAGTTGCCATGTATGGGTCAGTGCTGGAAGCAACGGGAATCCATCGGCAGGAGGATGGGGTGTGGAGCTTCCATCCACCATTACCCCGACGCGAACAGACTGGTGAAACTTCTCTAGCTTCAGCCATTGTAGACGTGTCTTTCGTTTGGGATGAGATCGAACGATTCTGCACAGAGGCAAAAGATCGCCAGCAAACGCTCGATCGGCTTTACCACAAGCTAGAACAGCCTCCTTATGGTGTAAAGCCAGGGGTAATTCCTGTCCTGCTCGCAGCGTTTCTGCTAGTTCACGTGGATGACATCGGTATCTATAAAGACGGAACCTTTATTCCTGTTTTGGGGCCAGAGCATTTTGAGTTATTGGTGAAGGAACCCTCCCGCTTCTCAGTGAAATACTTCGAGATGGTGGGACTGCGATCGCAGGTCTTTCAGGAACTAGAAATCGTTCTGAAGTCTCCTAATGCCAAGGCTCCTGCGGGGGTGCGTAATGCATCATTGTTAGCAGTCGCCAAGCCCCTGTTTGGATTTGTCCGTCAACTGCCGGAATTTACGCGATCGACAAAGCGACTGAGTGCAGAAGCACGAAACGTTTTACAGGCGTTACAAACGGCTCAGGAACCCGATGATCTACTGTTTGTCTCTTTGCCGGAGGCTTGTGGGTTCAATCCTATGACAACGGGGCGTGAGGAAAATGAACAGGAAGCCAAAGCGTTTCGGAAGAAACTGGTGCAATGCATCCATGAGATTCAGACGGCTTACGACAATTTGCTAGCGGATTGCCAGAAGCACCTCTATGAAGCCTTTGGCGTTCGCAGCAAGGAAGCTAACTTAAGGGAAGATCTGCGGGTTCGCGCTAGCTACTTGGTCGGGCAGTGCATCGATCCGGTTCTGCGGCATTTTGTTGCCAAAGCGGTAGAAGAGGACTCGCCTGACAGGGATTGGCTAGAAGCTCTCGTCAGGATTGTGGCGGACAAACATCCAAAGGTCTGGATTGATGAGGACTTCAGCCGATTTGAAATTGCTTTGAGTGATTTGGTGCGTCGGTTCGAGAATCTGGAGAGCCTTTGGACGGAAATCAGGCGGCAAGGTAAAGGATTCGATGCTTTGCGAATTACGGTGACCGAGCCGAATGGACAGGAAGCGCATGAAGTGGTCTGGATGGATGAAGAATATGCAGAGTTATTTGAGCGGCTTGCCGAAGAGGTGTTGAATACGCCAGCACTGAAAGACAATCCCCGGCTCCAGAAGGGCTTTTTGGCAAAGCTCAACGAAAAACTCCTGAGCCGCAAAGATGTGGATTCTCAGGGTGAATTGGGGAAACCTAAGGGGCAGCGGAGTCAGTCAGCATGA
- a CDS encoding PAPS reductase/FAD synthetase family protein (IMG reference gene:2510097360~PFAM: Phosphoadenosine phosphosulfate reductase family): protein MSKKKVRHILGLSGGKDSTALAIFMRREYPDLEIEYFFCDTHKELKETYEYLGRIEDWLGIKIHYLEAERGFDHWLEVYGGVLPSPKMRWCTKQMKIIPLEKWVGDDEAISYIGIRADENRDGYISTKPNITPKFPFKEHGLVKADIIRLLEESGIGMPDYYRWRSRSGCYFCFFQRKYEWVMLAQEHPDLFQKAVAYEQSHRDGRTYTWTQGETLLELLERKDQIIADHEKAMLRQQQSLKNQPLADVLAAVLDEEDDTLPCLACHL from the coding sequence ATGAGCAAGAAGAAGGTGCGACACATACTGGGTCTCTCTGGTGGCAAGGACAGTACAGCCCTTGCTATCTTCATGCGTCGAGAATATCCTGACCTGGAAATCGAGTACTTCTTCTGCGATACCCATAAGGAACTGAAGGAAACTTACGAGTATCTGGGGCGAATTGAAGATTGGCTGGGGATTAAAATTCATTACCTCGAAGCAGAGCGAGGCTTTGACCACTGGCTAGAGGTGTATGGCGGAGTGCTACCCTCTCCGAAAATGCGGTGGTGTACCAAGCAGATGAAAATCATTCCCCTAGAAAAATGGGTGGGGGATGATGAAGCCATTAGCTACATCGGCATCCGTGCGGATGAAAACCGCGATGGTTATATCTCTACGAAACCGAACATCACGCCTAAATTTCCCTTCAAAGAACACGGACTTGTTAAAGCTGACATCATCCGTTTACTTGAAGAAAGCGGCATTGGAATGCCTGATTATTACCGCTGGCGATCGCGCTCAGGCTGCTATTTCTGCTTCTTTCAGCGCAAGTACGAGTGGGTCATGTTGGCACAGGAACACCCTGACCTCTTTCAAAAAGCGGTTGCTTATGAGCAGAGCCACCGCGATGGCAGAACTTACACCTGGACTCAGGGTGAAACGCTATTAGAGTTGCTAGAGCGCAAAGACCAAATTATTGCTGACCATGAGAAGGCTATGCTCAGGCAACAACAAAGCCTTAAGAACCAGCCTTTAGCAGATGTGCTAGCAGCAGTTTTGGATGAAGAGGATGATACGCTACCCTGTTTGGCATGTCACCTATAG